One genomic segment of Helicobacter pylori NQ4053 includes these proteins:
- a CDS encoding class I SAM-dependent methyltransferase: MLSLPLIEERPFLNHERIKLHSFSQIKAYFDTLNFDTSHFVNSNDICTPLDCVKEMIDTIPSDFFKQEHLKILDCCCGNGNFFAYLETKTSLNNLYFNEINPKRIEHVKRYFGSNIHLSCKDFLKFDRATLYDLIVANPPFAKFNALGRTSKNHNLARDFIKKALELTKNGGYILFIVPNHWMSFSDRNVLPNLLSQYQFIHLNIGGAKKYFKKVGSSFTWFLLQKVPNQKSFSVENHYVLKDRQRVSLKTHLNFIPLYLNELVCSILDKTINNAHLPTYKIETTSFLHRTTKKEFLSPIQNKDYPYKIIHTPSQVVYSKIPHKYQEGYKVFLSLTNQYGTFIDNCGMTQSIAFVRCKNYKEALKIKTELDNEIYLFLNNLTRYGNFNNIRVLQHLPLLESIVLNKQELEFIQKFNGAYYGKKKERYNFKEC, translated from the coding sequence GTGCTATCTCTCCCTTTGATAGAAGAACGCCCTTTTTTAAATCACGAACGCATCAAATTACATAGTTTTTCGCAAATTAAAGCGTATTTTGACACACTCAATTTTGACACAAGTCATTTTGTTAATTCTAATGATATTTGCACCCCATTAGATTGTGTGAAAGAAATGATAGACACTATCCCAAGCGATTTTTTTAAACAAGAACATTTAAAAATTTTAGATTGTTGTTGTGGGAATGGGAATTTTTTTGCTTATTTAGAGACTAAGACTTCTTTAAACAATCTGTATTTTAATGAGATTAACCCTAAACGCATTGAGCATGTTAAAAGATATTTTGGGAGCAATATCCATTTAAGCTGTAAGGATTTTTTAAAATTTGATAGGGCTACGCTTTATGACTTAATCGTGGCTAACCCGCCTTTTGCTAAATTTAATGCACTAGGTCGCACCTCTAAAAATCATAATCTGGCAAGAGACTTTATTAAAAAAGCCTTAGAGCTTACAAAAAATGGGGGTTATATTCTATTCATTGTGCCTAATCATTGGATGAGTTTTTCGGATAGGAATGTTTTACCCAACTTACTCTCACAGTATCAATTTATCCATCTTAATATTGGCGGAGCTAAAAAATACTTTAAAAAAGTTGGCTCATCTTTCACTTGGTTTTTATTGCAAAAAGTCCCTAATCAAAAAAGTTTTAGCGTAGAAAATCATTATGTTTTAAAAGACAGACAAAGAGTTTCGCTTAAAACTCATTTAAATTTTATTCCCTTGTATTTAAACGAATTGGTTTGTAGCATTTTAGACAAAACGATTAATAACGCTCATTTACCTACCTACAAAATAGAAACGACAAGCTTTCTACACAGGACAACCAAGAAAGAATTTTTATCGCCCATTCAAAATAAGGACTACCCTTATAAGATTATCCATACCCCTAGTCAAGTCGTATATAGTAAAATCCCCCACAAATATCAAGAAGGCTATAAAGTCTTTTTATCTTTAACCAATCAATACGGCACATTTATTGATAATTGTGGCATGACACAAAGCATTGCGTTTGTGCGTTGCAAAAACTACAAAGAGGCCTTAAAAATTAAAACCGAATTAGATAATGAGATTTATTTATTTCTTAATAATCTCACTCGTTATGGAAATTTTAATAACATTAGAGTGTTACAGCATTTACCTTTATTAGAAAGTATTGTTCTAAACAAGCAAGAATTAGAATTTATCCAAAAATTTAATGGGGCGTATTATGGCAAAAAGAAAGAGCGATATAATTTTAAAGAGTGTTGA
- a CDS encoding NupC/NupG family nucleoside CNT transporter, translating into MIFSSLFSVVGMAVLFLIAWVFSSNKRAINYRTIISAFVIQVALGALALYVPLGREMLQGLASGIQSVIGYGYEGVRFLFGNLAPNAKGDQGIGGFIFAINVLAIIIFFASLISLLYYLKIMPLFINLIGGALQKCLGTSKAESMSAAANIFVAHTEAPLVIKPYLKSMSDSEIFAVMCVGMASVAGPVLAGYASMGIPLPYLIAASFMSAPGGLLFAKIIYPQNETISSHADVSAEEHVNIIEAIANGASTGLHLALHVGAMLLAFVGMLALINGFLGVVGGFLGMEHLSLGVVLGTLLKPLAFMLGIPWSQAGIAGEIIGIKIALNEFVGYMQLLPYLGDNPPLILSEKTKAIITFALCGFANLSSVAMLIGGLGSLVPKKKDFIARLALKAVLVGTLSNFMSATIAGLFIGLSAN; encoded by the coding sequence ATGATTTTTAGCTCTCTTTTTAGTGTTGTAGGGATGGCGGTGCTTTTTCTTATTGCTTGGGTGTTTTCTAGCAATAAAAGGGCTATTAATTATCGCACGATTATCAGCGCCTTTGTGATTCAGGTGGCTTTGGGGGCGTTGGCTTTATATGTGCCTTTGGGTAGGGAAATGCTGCAAGGTTTAGCCAGTGGCATACAAAGCGTGATTGGTTACGGCTATGAGGGGGTGCGCTTTTTATTTGGCAATCTCGCTCCAAACGCTAAGGGCGATCAAGGGATAGGAGGCTTTATCTTTGCGATCAACGTTTTAGCGATCATTATCTTTTTTGCTAGTTTGATTTCACTTCTATATTATTTAAAAATCATGCCTTTATTTATCAATCTCATTGGTGGGGCGTTGCAAAAATGCTTAGGCACTTCTAAAGCAGAAAGCATGAGCGCAGCGGCTAATATTTTTGTAGCGCACACCGAAGCGCCCCTAGTCATTAAACCTTATTTGAAAAGCATGAGCGATTCAGAGATTTTTGCGGTCATGTGCGTGGGCATGGCTAGCGTTGCGGGGCCTGTGTTAGCCGGGTATGCGAGCATGGGCATTCCTTTGCCTTATTTAATCGCCGCATCGTTTATGTCTGCTCCTGGGGGGTTGTTGTTCGCTAAAATCATTTACCCGCAAAACGAAACCATTTCTAGCCATGCAGATGTTTCTGCAGAAGAGCATGTCAACATTATAGAAGCTATCGCTAATGGGGCAAGCACAGGGCTTCATTTAGCCTTGCATGTGGGGGCGATGCTTTTAGCCTTTGTGGGGATGCTCGCGCTCATTAACGGGTTTTTAGGGGTTGTAGGGGGATTTTTAGGCATGGAGCATTTGTCTTTAGGGGTGGTTTTAGGCACGCTTTTAAAACCTTTGGCCTTTATGTTAGGCATTCCTTGGAGCCAAGCCGGGATTGCCGGGGAAATCATAGGCATTAAAATCGCGCTCAATGAATTTGTGGGCTATATGCAATTATTGCCTTATTTGGGCGATAACCCTCCTTTAATCTTGAGCGAGAAAACCAAAGCGATCATTACTTTTGCGTTGTGCGGGTTTGCTAACTTAAGCTCAGTCGCCATGCTCATTGGGGGGCTTGGCAGTTTAGTGCCTAAAAAGAAAGATTTCATTGCCAGGCTTGCTTTAAAAGCGGTGCTTGTAGGCACGCTTTCTAATTTCATGAGCGCGACTATCGCCGGGTTATTCATAGGGTTAAGCGCCAATTAA
- a CDS encoding tRNA 2-thiocytidine(32) synthetase TtcA, producing MAYEISKKVLHIVGKTNATYKLIEEGDKILLGLSGGKDSIMLACILARMQKHAPFKFDFKAVTVHYGLGEDLKWLSDLCQEQGIEHEIIYTQIAATINEKRREKSSFCSFCSRLRRGTLYSKALEEGYNKVAIAHHLDDAVESFFMNFTYNGSLRSMPPIYRAENGLLVIRPLIKVREASSIHFVTSQNIPVAPDCNCPAKQPTSDKPPIARLATKNFLKEMQNLHPRFFDSLENAFNNVQANSFSDSKYLDA from the coding sequence ATGGCCTATGAAATTTCTAAAAAAGTCTTACACATTGTAGGCAAGACCAACGCCACTTACAAACTCATAGAAGAAGGCGATAAAATCTTATTAGGATTGAGTGGGGGTAAGGATTCTATCATGCTCGCTTGCATCTTAGCCAGGATGCAAAAACATGCCCCTTTCAAATTTGATTTTAAAGCGGTTACCGTGCATTATGGTTTGGGCGAAGATTTGAAATGGTTGAGCGATTTGTGCCAAGAGCAGGGCATTGAGCATGAGATCATTTACACCCAAATCGCTGCCACCATCAACGAAAAACGCCGTGAAAAAAGCTCGTTTTGTTCGTTTTGTTCTCGTTTGAGAAGAGGGACTTTGTATTCTAAAGCTTTAGAAGAAGGCTATAATAAAGTCGCTATCGCGCACCATTTAGATGACGCCGTAGAGAGCTTTTTTATGAATTTCACTTATAACGGGAGTTTAAGGAGCATGCCCCCCATTTATAGGGCTGAAAACGGCTTATTAGTGATCCGCCCTTTGATTAAGGTTCGAGAAGCCAGTAGCATTCATTTTGTTACTTCTCAAAATATCCCCGTCGCCCCTGATTGCAATTGCCCAGCCAAACAGCCCACCTCTGATAAGCCCCCTATCGCGCGATTAGCCACTAAAAATTTCTTAAAAGAAATGCAAAATTTGCACCCTCGTTTCTTTGACAGCTTAGAAAACGCGTTCAACAATGTTCAAGCGAACAGCTTTAGCGACTCTAAATATTTAGACGCTTAA
- a CDS encoding MFS transporter yields MRFLGLFIVLPVISLYADSFHSSSPLLIGLAVGGAYLTQIIFQTPMGILSDKIGRKVVVMVCLLLFLIGSLVCFVANDIVWLVIGRFIQGMGALGGVVSAMVADEVKEEERTKAMAIMGAFIFISFTISMAIGPGVVAFLGGAKWLFLLTAILTLLSLLMLLKVKDAPKISYQIKNIKAYQPNSKALYLLYLSSFFEKAFMTLIFVLIPLALVNEFHKDESFLILVYVPGALLGVLSMGVASVMAEKYNKPKGVMLSGALLFVVSYLCLFLADSSFLGKYLWLFILGVAFFFIGFATLEPIMQSLASKFARAHEKGKVLGQFTTFGYLGSFVGGVSGGLSYHHLGVSNTSLIVVALGLIWGLSLFLLSNPSKQKNVYFPLDAYNEEQFETLGDKIIEWYVNISEEIIIVKYNSDHISEEEIIRLAQNFRK; encoded by the coding sequence TTGCGGTTTTTGGGGCTTTTTATCGTTTTGCCTGTCATCAGTTTGTATGCGGATAGTTTCCATTCAAGCAGTCCCTTGCTTATAGGTTTGGCTGTGGGCGGAGCGTATCTCACGCAAATCATTTTTCAAACCCCCATGGGCATTCTTAGCGATAAAATCGGCCGTAAAGTGGTCGTTATGGTGTGCTTGTTATTGTTTTTAATTGGCTCGTTAGTGTGCTTTGTGGCGAATGATATTGTTTGGCTCGTTATAGGGCGCTTCATTCAAGGCATGGGGGCTTTAGGGGGGGTCGTTAGCGCGATGGTGGCTGATGAAGTGAAAGAAGAAGAGCGCACTAAAGCCATGGCAATCATGGGAGCGTTTATTTTCATTAGCTTCACTATAAGCATGGCGATTGGTCCTGGGGTTGTGGCGTTTTTGGGGGGGGCAAAATGGCTCTTTTTACTCACTGCGATCTTAACTCTATTGAGTTTATTGATGCTTTTAAAAGTCAAAGACGCTCCCAAAATTTCTTACCAGATCAAAAACATAAAAGCTTACCAACCCAACTCTAAAGCCTTGTATCTTTTATATCTAAGCTCTTTTTTTGAAAAAGCGTTCATGACGCTTATTTTTGTGCTGATCCCTTTAGCCTTAGTGAATGAATTTCATAAAGATGAAAGCTTTTTGATCTTGGTGTATGTGCCTGGCGCCTTATTAGGGGTTTTAAGCATGGGGGTAGCGAGCGTTATGGCTGAAAAATACAACAAGCCTAAAGGGGTGATGCTTTCTGGTGCGCTGTTGTTTGTGGTGAGTTATTTGTGCTTGTTTTTAGCCGACTCTAGCTTTTTAGGAAAATATTTATGGCTCTTCATTCTTGGGGTGGCGTTTTTCTTCATTGGCTTTGCCACCTTAGAGCCTATCATGCAATCTTTAGCGTCCAAATTCGCCAGAGCGCATGAAAAAGGCAAGGTTTTAGGGCAATTCACTACTTTTGGCTATTTGGGGAGCTTTGTTGGGGGCGTGAGCGGAGGGTTGAGCTACCATCATCTAGGCGTTTCTAACACAAGCTTAATTGTTGTAGCTTTAGGGCTTATTTGGGGACTATCGCTCTTTTTACTCAGCAACCCTTCCAAGCAAAAAAATGTCTATTTCCCCCTAGACGCTTATAATGAGGAACAATTTGAAACTTTAGGGGACAAAATCATTGAATGGTATGTTAATATTAGCGAAGAAATCATTATTGTGAAATATAATTCCGATCACATTAGCGAAGAAGAAATCATTCGCTTAGCGCAAAACTTTAGAAAATAA
- the deoD gene encoding purine-nucleoside phosphorylase: MTSHINAKIGDFYPQCLLCGDPLRVSYIAKKFLQDAKEITNVRNMLGFSGKYKGKGISLMGHGMGIASCTIYVTELIKTYQVKELLRIGTCGAISPKIGLKDIVMATGASTDSKTNRVRFLNHDLSATPDFELSLRAYQTAKRLGIDLKVGNVFSSDFFYSFETHAFDLMAQYNHLAIEMEAAGLYATAMELNAKALCLCSVSDHLITKEALSPKERVESFDNMITLALEMMTQ, from the coding sequence ATGACCTCTCACATCAACGCTAAAATCGGCGACTTTTATCCTCAATGCCTTTTATGCGGCGATCCTTTAAGGGTGAGCTACATTGCAAAAAAATTTTTACAAGACGCTAAAGAGATCACGAATGTGCGTAACATGCTAGGCTTTAGCGGGAAGTATAAGGGTAAGGGGATTTCTTTAATGGGGCATGGCATGGGCATTGCGTCATGCACGATTTATGTAACCGAACTCATTAAAACCTATCAGGTTAAAGAGCTTTTAAGGATTGGCACTTGCGGGGCGATTAGCCCAAAAATCGGCTTGAAAGACATTGTCATGGCCACTGGAGCTTCAACGGATTCTAAAACCAATCGGGTGCGTTTTTTAAACCACGATTTGAGTGCAACGCCTGATTTTGAATTGAGTTTAAGGGCGTATCAAACAGCAAAGCGTTTGGGTATTGATTTGAAAGTGGGCAATGTTTTTTCAAGCGATTTTTTCTATTCTTTTGAAACGCATGCCTTTGATTTGATGGCCCAATACAACCACTTGGCTATTGAAATGGAAGCGGCAGGGTTATACGCCACGGCGATGGAATTGAACGCTAAGGCTTTATGCTTATGCTCAGTCTCAGATCACTTAATCACTAAAGAAGCCTTAAGCCCTAAAGAAAGGGTAGAAAGCTTTGATAACATGATCACTCTAGCCTTAGAGATGATGACACAATGA
- a CDS encoding cation:proton antiporter, whose protein sequence is MHAEFFTFALIMLLIVMAPYMSRISRLPITVVEILFGSVGAYVGFIEPTKGFEIMSEIGFLFLMFLCGLEVEIYLFKKLGVSLLKRIFAYLLILYTLSFILTFSLNLEPIFMVIFPIISLGMIMTLVKDYRKEILWLDLVLKVGVIGELLSIFGLVVVDGVYSHGLGMDLIKDLGILIVFLILIIVAFQIFKTLFWWFPHLKLFVMPKSSQFNQDVRFSLMLFFSLVAIVVWLKIEMVLGAFLAGLVVSTFFPHKSELIHKLNDVGFGFFVPLFFIHVGSTLDLKLVFLNPHLILQGILIVIAMLSLHLITSTLLWRKYFKEAKHLFSFALGASMPLTFLVTTAAVGLKAQAISQNTYYALLMAAIFEGVLFTIAIKILNKKA, encoded by the coding sequence ATGCATGCAGAATTTTTCACTTTCGCGCTCATTATGCTTTTAATTGTGATGGCCCCTTATATGTCTAGAATCTCTCGTTTGCCTATCACGGTTGTGGAGATTTTATTTGGGTCTGTTGGGGCGTATGTGGGTTTTATTGAGCCAACCAAGGGCTTTGAAATCATGTCTGAGATTGGCTTTTTATTTTTAATGTTTTTATGCGGTTTGGAAGTGGAAATTTATTTGTTTAAAAAATTAGGGGTTTCTCTTTTAAAACGCATTTTTGCTTATCTGTTGATTTTATACACGCTTTCGTTCATCCTTACTTTTAGCCTTAATTTAGAGCCTATTTTCATGGTGATTTTCCCTATTATTAGTTTGGGCATGATCATGACTTTAGTCAAAGATTATCGTAAAGAGATTTTGTGGCTTGATTTGGTTTTAAAAGTGGGCGTTATTGGGGAATTGTTGAGCATTTTTGGTTTGGTGGTCGTGGATGGGGTGTATTCGCATGGTTTGGGCATGGATTTGATTAAAGATTTAGGCATTCTCATTGTTTTTTTAATCTTAATTATCGTGGCGTTTCAAATCTTTAAGACTTTGTTTTGGTGGTTCCCGCATTTAAAGCTTTTTGTGATGCCTAAAAGCAGTCAGTTTAACCAGGATGTGCGTTTTTCGCTCATGCTCTTTTTTTCACTAGTTGCGATCGTGGTGTGGCTCAAAATAGAAATGGTTTTAGGGGCGTTTCTAGCAGGGTTGGTCGTTTCTACTTTTTTCCCTCATAAATCAGAATTGATCCACAAGCTCAATGATGTGGGTTTTGGGTTTTTTGTGCCTTTGTTTTTCATCCATGTAGGCTCTACTTTAGACTTAAAATTAGTGTTTTTAAACCCGCATTTGATTCTCCAAGGGATATTGATTGTCATAGCGATGTTAAGTTTGCACTTAATCACTTCAACCTTATTGTGGCGCAAATACTTTAAAGAGGCTAAGCATTTATTTTCATTCGCTTTAGGGGCTTCTATGCCTTTAACTTTTTTAGTAACCACAGCAGCGGTAGGCTTAAAAGCGCAAGCGATCTCACAAAACACCTACTACGCATTGCTCATGGCGGCTATTTTTGAAGGCGTATTATTCACGATTGCGATCAAAATACTCAACAAAAAAGCTTGA
- a CDS encoding restriction endonuclease: MAKRKSDIILKSVDDLKDEIDYKDFEYKEYFNLLCELVPNNSLEKLEINAIDEKNMKNEGLVYVFVIQGKIFKIGHSITPITKRVQSYNCGKVEYRKNGTCSTTNYFVLQSLLKINKIVQVYAFFPEQPTYTLFGKTYQDSFSTSKRAENVILENFIKNHNKKPIGCTQT, from the coding sequence ATGGCAAAAAGAAAGAGCGATATAATTTTAAAGAGTGTTGATGATTTAAAAGATGAAATTGATTACAAGGACTTTGAATACAAAGAGTATTTTAACTTGTTATGCGAATTAGTCCCTAATAATAGTTTGGAAAAATTAGAAATCAACGCCATTGATGAAAAGAATATGAAAAACGAAGGACTTGTATATGTGTTTGTTATTCAAGGTAAAATTTTTAAAATCGGTCATAGCATTACGCCCATTACGAAGCGAGTGCAATCTTATAATTGCGGAAAAGTAGAATATCGTAAAAATGGCACTTGCTCCACAACAAATTATTTTGTATTGCAATCGCTCTTAAAGATTAATAAAATCGTACAAGTGTATGCATTTTTTCCAGAACAACCTACCTATACCCTATTTGGTAAAACTTACCAAGATAGTTTTTCAACTTCTAAAAGGGCTGAGAATGTGATTTTAGAAAATTTTATTAAAAATCATAATAAAAAACCTATCGGATGCACACAGACTTAA
- the hopQ gene encoding Hop family adhesin HopQ: protein MKKTKKTILLSLTLAASLLYAEDNGVFLSVGYQIGEAVQKVKNADKVQKLSDTYEQLSRLLTNDNGTNSKTSAQAINQAVNNLNERAKTLAGGTTNSPAYQATLLALRSVLGLWNSMGYAVICGGYTKSPGENNQKNFHYTDENGNGTTINCGGSTNSNGTHSSNGTNTLKADKNVSLSIEQYEKIHEAYQILSKALKQAGLAPLNSKGEKLEAHVTTSKDQQDNQTKTTTSVIDTTNDAQNLLTQAQTIVNTLKDYCPMLIAKSSSNGMVSSTNAPSWQTAGGGKNSCATFGAEFSAASDMINNAQKIVQETQQLSANQPKNITQPHNLNLNTPSSLTALAQKMLKNAQSQAEILKLANQVESDFNKLSSGHLKNYIGKCDASAISSANMTTQNQKNNWGNGCAGVEETLNSLKTSAADFNNQTPQINQAQNLANTLIQELGNNPFMNVGMIASSTTNNGALNGFGVQAGYKQFFGEKKRWGLRYYGFFDYNHAYIKSNFFNSASDVWTYGVGSDLLFNFINDKKTNFLGKNNHFSMGLFGGIALAGTSWLNSQFVNLKTVSNVYSAKVNTANFQFLFNLGLRTNLARPKKKDSHHAAQHGMELGVKIPTINTNYYSYLGTKLEYRRLYSVYLNYVFAY from the coding sequence ATGAAAAAAACGAAAAAAACAATTTTGCTTTCTCTAACTCTTGCGGCGTCATTGCTCTATGCTGAAGACAACGGCGTTTTTTTAAGCGTGGGTTATCAAATCGGTGAAGCGGTTCAAAAAGTGAAAAACGCCGACAAGGTGCAAAAACTTTCAGACACTTATGAACAATTAAGCCGGCTTTTAACCAACGATAATGGCACAAACTCAAAGACAAGCGCGCAAGCGATCAACCAAGCGGTTAATAATTTGAACGAACGTGCAAAAACTTTAGCCGGTGGGACAACCAATTCCCCTGCCTATCAAGCCACGCTTTTAGCGTTGAGATCGGTGTTAGGGCTATGGAATAGCATGGGTTATGCGGTCATATGCGGAGGCTATACCAAAAGTCCAGGCGAAAACAATCAAAAAAATTTCCACTACACCGATGAGAATGGCAACGGCACTACAATCAATTGCGGTGGGAGCACAAATAGTAATGGCACTCATAGTTCTAATGGTACAAATACATTAAAAGCAGACAAAAATGTTTCTCTATCTATTGAGCAATATGAAAAAATCCATGAAGCTTATCAGATTCTTTCAAAAGCTTTAAAACAAGCTGGGCTTGCTCCTTTAAATAGCAAAGGGGAAAAATTAGAAGCGCATGTAACCACATCAAAGGATCAACAAGATAATCAAACTAAAACGACAACTTCTGTTATTGATACGACTAACGATGCGCAAAATCTTTTGACTCAAGCGCAAACGATTGTCAATACCCTTAAAGATTATTGCCCCATGTTGATAGCGAAATCCAGTAGCAATGGTATGGTTAGCAGCACAAACGCCCCTTCATGGCAAACAGCCGGTGGCGGCAAAAATTCATGCGCGACTTTTGGTGCGGAGTTTAGTGCCGCTTCAGACATGATTAATAATGCGCAAAAAATCGTTCAAGAAACCCAACAACTCAGTGCCAACCAACCCAAAAATATCACACAACCCCATAATCTCAACCTTAACACCCCTAGCAGTCTTACGGCTTTAGCTCAAAAAATGCTTAAAAACGCGCAATCTCAAGCAGAAATTTTAAAACTAGCCAATCAAGTGGAGAGCGATTTTAACAAACTTTCTTCAGGCCATCTTAAAAACTACATAGGGAAATGCGACGCGAGCGCTATAAGCAGTGCGAATATGACAACGCAAAATCAAAAGAATAATTGGGGGAACGGGTGTGCTGGCGTGGAAGAAACTCTGAATTCATTAAAAACAAGCGCCGCTGATTTTAACAACCAAACGCCTCAAATCAATCAAGCGCAAAACCTAGCCAACACCCTTATTCAAGAACTTGGCAATAACCCTTTTATGAATGTGGGCATGATCGCTTCTTCAACCACGAATAACGGCGCCTTGAATGGCTTTGGCGTGCAAGCGGGCTATAAGCAATTTTTTGGAGAAAAGAAAAGATGGGGGTTAAGGTATTATGGTTTCTTTGATTACAACCACGCCTATATCAAATCCAATTTCTTTAACTCGGCTTCTGATGTTTGGACTTATGGGGTGGGTAGCGATTTGTTGTTTAACTTTATTAATGATAAAAAAACCAACTTTTTAGGCAAGAACAACCATTTTTCTATGGGGCTTTTTGGTGGCATCGCGCTAGCAGGGACTTCATGGCTTAATTCTCAATTCGTGAATCTAAAAACCGTAAGCAATGTCTATAGCGCTAAAGTGAATACGGCTAACTTCCAATTTTTATTCAATTTAGGCTTGAGAACCAATCTCGCTAGACCTAAGAAAAAAGATAGTCATCATGCAGCTCAACATGGCATGGAATTGGGCGTGAAGATCCCTACCATTAACACGAATTACTATTCTTACTTGGGAACTAAACTAGAATACCGAAGACTCTATAG
- a CDS encoding phosphopentomutase: MQKRVVILLLDSFGIGASEDAKDFGDLGANTLGNIAKACFNNLANSNDRNGALKLPYLESLGLGLSALKAANELPLGFELKPNLIGAYAYAKELSSAKDTISGHWEMMGAPVLFEWGYFKDKTHSFPKEILDEIMHKTKIKGYLGNCHASGTEIIKDLGEKHLETLYPIFYTSADSVFQIAAHEERFGLDNLYALCEEAFQILEPLKIARVIARPFIGTNRGNFKRTSNRKDYAIKPHKKLLFETFIEEKQGEVISIGKIADIYAHVGITQKFKAGSLMELCDVTLEQVKNARNNSLIFTNFVHFDSDYGHRRDVSGYANALEYFDLRLKEVLDNLRENDLLILCADHGCDPSFKGTDHTREYIPVLFYHKDLQPAFLGKSESFADIGQSIAYFLGLSPLDYGKNLLNFKGQP; the protein is encoded by the coding sequence ATGCAAAAAAGAGTGGTAATCTTATTATTGGATTCTTTTGGTATAGGGGCTAGCGAAGACGCTAAGGATTTTGGCGATTTGGGGGCGAACACTTTAGGCAATATCGCTAAGGCTTGTTTCAATAACCTAGCTAATTCTAACGATCGCAATGGGGCTTTGAAGTTGCCTTATTTAGAGAGTTTGGGACTAGGCTTGAGCGCTTTAAAAGCCGCAAATGAATTGCCCTTAGGCTTTGAATTGAAACCTAATTTAATAGGGGCTTACGCTTACGCCAAAGAACTTTCTAGCGCTAAGGATACGATTTCTGGGCATTGGGAGATGATGGGCGCGCCCGTTCTTTTTGAATGGGGGTATTTTAAAGACAAAACCCATTCGTTTCCTAAAGAAATTTTAGATGAAATCATGCACAAAACTAAGATTAAGGGCTATTTAGGGAATTGCCACGCATCAGGGACAGAAATCATTAAAGATTTAGGCGAAAAGCATTTAGAAACTTTATACCCCATTTTTTACACTTCAGCGGATTCGGTGTTTCAAATCGCTGCGCATGAAGAAAGGTTTGGGCTGGATAATTTATACGCTCTTTGTGAAGAAGCGTTTCAAATTCTAGAACCTTTAAAGATCGCTAGAGTGATCGCACGCCCCTTTATTGGCACCAATAGAGGCAATTTCAAGCGCACCTCTAATCGCAAAGACTATGCGATAAAGCCCCATAAAAAATTGCTTTTTGAAACATTCATTGAAGAAAAGCAGGGCGAAGTCATTAGTATTGGAAAAATCGCTGATATTTACGCTCATGTGGGGATCACTCAAAAGTTCAAAGCCGGTAGTTTGATGGAGCTATGCGATGTTACTTTAGAGCAAGTCAAAAACGCTAGAAACAACAGCTTGATTTTTACGAATTTTGTGCATTTTGATAGCGATTATGGGCATCGGCGCGATGTTAGCGGGTATGCTAACGCTTTAGAGTATTTTGATTTGCGCTTAAAAGAGGTTTTAGACAATTTAAGGGAAAACGATTTGCTCATTCTTTGCGCCGATCATGGGTGTGATCCCAGCTTTAAAGGCACCGATCACACACGAGAATACATTCCTGTTTTGTTTTATCACAAGGATTTACAACCAGCCTTTTTAGGCAAGAGCGAGTCGTTTGCGGATATTGGGCAAAGTATCGCTTATTTTTTGGGATTAAGCCCCCTAGATTATGGCAAAAACTTATTAAACTTTAAAGGACAACCATGA